From a region of the Sminthopsis crassicaudata isolate SCR6 chromosome 6, ASM4859323v1, whole genome shotgun sequence genome:
- the MRPL16 gene encoding large ribosomal subunit protein uL16m produces MWRLVSRVGAPVLNVLPSGPAAARPLGAGMKTFLPVPTYEGVTIPDKPKLKFIDRIPIVPKVRREPKNLNDIRGPSTEATDFTEGNFGILALGGGYLHWGHFEMMRLTINRSLDSKNMFAIWRVPGPYKPITRKGMGQRMGGGKGAIDHYVTPVRTGRLIVEIGGRCEFGEVEPFLKQVAHKLPFPAKAVSRESLEKMREEQRERERNNQNPWTFERIASANMLGLRRVLSPYDLTQKGRYWGKFFMPERV; encoded by the exons ATGTGGCGGCTCGTGTCGCGCGTCGGCGCTCCCGTCCTGAACGTGCTCCCGTCAG GTCCTGCAGCCGCCCGGCCCCTCGGCGCGGGCATGAAGACCTTCCTCCCAGTCCCGACCTACGAAG GTGTCACTATTCCCGATAAGCCCAAGCTCAAGTTTATTGATCGGATCCCAATCGTGCCAAAGGTGAGACGGGAGCCCAAGAACCTGAACGACATCCGGGGACCGTCCACCGAAGCCACCGACTTCACCGAGGGCAATTTTGGTATCCTG GCCCTGGGTGGCGGCTATCTTCACTGGGGCCATTTTGAAATGATGCGTCTAACAATCAACCGTTCCTTGGACAGCAAGAACATGTTTGCCATCTGGCGCGTCCCCGGCCCTTACAAGCCCATCACCCGCAAGGGCATGGGCCAGCGCATGGGCGGTGGCAAAGGCGCCATCGACCACTACGTGACGCCAGTCAGGACCGGCCGCCTCATCGTGGAGATCGGGGGCCGCTGCGAGTTTGGCGAGGTGGAGCCCTTCCTCAAGCAGGTGGCCCACAAGCTGCCCTTCCCAGCCAAGGCCGTGAGCCGAGAGTCTCTGGAAAAGATGCGGGAGGAGCAGAGGGAGCGGGAGCGCAACAACCAGAACCCCTGGACCTTCGAGCGCATCGCCTCAGCCAACATGCTGGGGCTGAGGAGGGTGCTGAGCCCCTACGACCTGACCCAGAAGGGGCGCTACTGGGGCAAGTTCTTCATGCCCGAGCGGGTCTAA
- the CBLIF gene encoding cobalamin binding intrinsic factor, translated as MVLFAIPVLSLLWAVSGAHTLTRSECFIPAEKQALVDDLQDDMESSVTPSSYPNPSILIAMNLVGAHNPEAQKLLTKIILSTDPKDLTIGQLALSIMALTSSCQDPGNRLSILKMKMEEWKSLSPQDPHSVFYGPSLGLLALCQKNQEDTLKLAVRFSKMLLANVSPFNMDTGAMATLALTCVSNMVSEDLDDEYNQLFGNTLTSVMENISRRIEDNGLIGGSYSTGLAMQALIVQAEENWNCQKTMETVLSEIEQNRFNNPMAISQILPSLKGKTYLDVPHVICPTGQEERQTLQEHPSPFSPSASNITVIYTINNQLRGVEQTFKETEVVSVKKGSLLLVVLEEAQRKNSKFKFDSKMTSWGLYVTAINNIYEVENHRTYWQFLSSNTPLDQGVSYYIPHDKEHITANFTQY; from the exons ATGGTCCTGTTTGCAATCCCTGTCCTGAGCCTCCTCTGGGCTGTGAGTGGGGCCCACACCCTCACCAGGAGTGAATGCT TTATTCCTGCAGAAAAGCAAGCCTTGGTGGATGACCTCCAAGATGACATGGAGAGTTCCGTGACTCCATCCTCCTATCCCAATCCAAGCATCCTGATTGCCATGAACCTGGTTGGGGCCCACAATCCAGAGGCCCAGAAGCTCCTCACTAAGATCATCTTGTCCACTGATCCAAAAG ATCTTACCATTGGTCAGTTGGCCCTCAGCATCATGGCTCTCACCTCATCCTGCCAAGATCCTGGAAACAGACTCtcaattctgaaaatgaaaatggaggaATGGAAATCTTTAA GCCCAcaagatccacattcagtcttctaTGGACCCAGCCTGGGACTTTTGGCTCTGTGCCAGAAGAACCAAGAGGACACCTTAAAACTAGCTGTCAGATTTTCCAAGATGTTGCTAGCCAATGTCTCCCCTTTCAACATGG ATACTGGAGCCATGGCAACCTTGGCCCTGACTTGTGTGAGCAATATGGTCTCTGAAGATCTGGACGATGAATATAATCAGTTATTTGGTAATACATTAACAAGCGTTATGGAGAATATCAGCAGGAGAATTGAAGACAATGGCCTCATTGGGGGATCCTACAGCACAGGCCTAGCCATGCAG gCCCTCATTGTGCAAGCTGAAGAGAACTGGAACTGCCAGAAGACCATGGAGACAGTCCTCAGTGAGATTGAGCAGAATAGATTTAATAACCCCATGGCCATCTCCCAGATCCTTCCTTCCCTGAAGGGCAAAACTTATTTAGATGTGCCCCATGTTATTTGCCCTACTG GTCAAGAGGAGAGGCAAACTCTCCAGGAACACCCTAGCCCCTTCTCGCCATCAGCTTCTAATATCACCGTGATTTACACAATCAATAACCAGCTGAGAGGCGTGGAACAGACCTTCAAGGAAACGGAGGTCGTCAGTGTGAAAAAGGGATCTCTGCTCCTTGTTGTTCTAGAAGAAGCCCAACGCAAAAACTCAAAGTTCAA ATTTGACTCCAAAATGACATCTTGGGGGCTTTATGTCACCGCCATCAACAATATTTATGAAGTAGAAAACCACAGGACCTACTGGCAATTCCTTAGTAGCAATACTCCTTTGGACCAAG GGGTCAGCTACTACATCCCCCATGACAAAGAACATATCACAGCCAACTTCACACAGTACTAA